A part of Mycolicibacterium sp. TUM20985 genomic DNA contains:
- a CDS encoding maleylpyruvate isomerase family mycothiol-dependent enzyme has protein sequence MKHSTDVLNDDTVRPETVVAQARIVSAQEWQVADPRLIAQQYQKTRERVVGLLADPDADWTAPVATCPGWSVRDVVAHLAAVAEDISAGTLTGAPTDEQTAAQVARFDGHDHEGIVAAWTAAAGRLDRNAAASGVAPPLADAVCHEHDVRHALGRPGARDSDAVWSATEQLLTMLVTPRPLRVIVEDAEYVSGPDGPDEVMLRTTRFEAVRWRTGRRSRAQLAAMNWSDDPTEVLDHLYLFGPARRDIAE, from the coding sequence ATGAAACATTCAACAGATGTGTTGAACGACGACACGGTCCGCCCCGAAACCGTTGTCGCGCAGGCAAGGATCGTCTCGGCGCAGGAGTGGCAGGTAGCCGATCCGCGCCTGATCGCGCAGCAGTACCAGAAGACGCGTGAACGCGTCGTCGGGCTCCTCGCCGACCCCGACGCCGACTGGACCGCACCGGTCGCTACATGTCCCGGATGGTCGGTCCGCGACGTCGTGGCGCACCTCGCCGCCGTGGCCGAGGACATCTCCGCCGGGACGCTGACGGGTGCCCCGACCGACGAGCAGACCGCCGCTCAGGTCGCGCGGTTCGACGGGCACGACCACGAGGGAATAGTCGCGGCGTGGACCGCAGCCGCGGGACGGCTGGACCGGAACGCCGCAGCGTCGGGTGTAGCTCCCCCGCTGGCCGACGCGGTCTGCCACGAGCACGACGTGCGCCACGCCCTGGGGCGGCCGGGCGCCAGAGATTCCGACGCGGTCTGGTCCGCCACCGAGCAGCTACTCACCATGTTGGTCACGCCCCGACCACTGCGGGTGATCGTCGAAGACGCCGAGTACGTCAGTGGCCCGGACGGGCCGGACGAAGTAATGCTTCGGACGACGCGTTTCGAGGCGGTGCGCTGGCGGACGGGCCGCCGCAGCCGTGCGCAGCTCGCGGCCATGAACTGGTCCGACGATCCAACGGAGGTCCTCGATCACCTCTATCTGTTCGGGCCGGCACGGCGCGACATCGCCGAATGA
- a CDS encoding LmeA family phospholipid-binding protein: MTTPPQGPWRPGERREPVRPDAPTRRIPRPPRPEPPTERFRRPDDAVPTERIPRSPRPVVPPPPTDDPPNKKRSWLREPLSLALIAIIVLAIVVGGLAGAELYARHRVDALLVDVAECVVRDGATVSFGVNPPFLWQHVTGHYTNISVATDGDNVQDAKGMQADVTVSDVRLQGTSDSKGTIGSLDATLTWTAAGIKDTVAANLPGVGNLVTAVTTDAAAGTLNLEAGSITVTAKPVVTDGDLALQVLDVTGPLAKDAVQTALDDLTAKLNAQYPLGIHADSVQVTATGVVGTFSTRDASIPRDDADACFARL, from the coding sequence GTGACGACACCGCCGCAGGGTCCCTGGCGACCGGGGGAGCGGCGTGAACCCGTCCGTCCCGATGCCCCGACCCGGCGGATTCCGCGCCCCCCGCGACCCGAACCGCCCACCGAGCGGTTCCGCCGCCCGGATGACGCCGTCCCCACCGAGCGAATCCCGCGGAGCCCTCGACCCGTCGTCCCGCCGCCCCCCACCGACGATCCGCCGAACAAGAAGCGGTCGTGGCTGCGCGAACCGCTGTCACTCGCCCTCATCGCGATCATCGTGCTGGCCATCGTCGTCGGCGGTCTGGCCGGTGCCGAGCTGTATGCGAGACACCGAGTGGACGCCCTCCTGGTCGACGTCGCCGAATGCGTCGTCAGGGACGGGGCGACGGTCTCGTTCGGCGTCAATCCGCCGTTCCTGTGGCAGCACGTCACCGGCCACTACACCAACATCTCGGTCGCCACCGACGGCGACAACGTGCAGGACGCGAAGGGCATGCAGGCCGACGTCACCGTCTCCGACGTCCGGTTGCAGGGCACCTCGGACTCCAAGGGCACGATCGGTTCCCTGGACGCCACGTTGACGTGGACGGCCGCTGGCATCAAGGACACCGTCGCCGCCAACCTGCCCGGAGTGGGCAACCTGGTCACCGCGGTGACCACCGACGCCGCCGCGGGCACGCTCAACCTGGAGGCCGGGAGCATCACCGTCACGGCGAAGCCGGTGGTGACCGACGGCGACCTCGCCCTGCAGGTCCTCGACGTCACCGGTCCGCTGGCGAAGGACGCCGTGCAGACCGCGCTCGACGACTTGACCGCCAAGCTGAACGCGCAGTACCCGCTCGGCATTCATGCCGACAGCGTGCAGGTGACGGCCACCGGCGTCGTCGGCACGTTCTCGACACGGGACGCCTCGATTCCCCGCGACGACGCCGACGCCTGCTTCGCCCGGCTCTGA
- a CDS encoding fatty acyl-AMP ligase gives MSRGSQQEYLAPRGLLRIEDCLTPDGGVALPPGVTLSSLIDRNIAHVGDAVAYRYLDFTRADEGQALELTWAQLGVRMRAIGAHLQSVASRGDRVAILAPQGLDYVAGFFASIKSGNIAVPLFAPELPGHAERLDTALRDSRPAVVLVTAAVLESVESFLDTLPRAQRPQIAVIDRIADADGDGFVPVDVDVADISHLQYTSGSTRPPVGVEITHRAVGTNLIQMILSIDLLNRNTHGVSWLPLYHDMGLSMIGFPAVYGGHSTLMSPTAFIRRPQRWIRALSDGSRRGNVVTAAPNFAYEWTAQRGLPAPGDDVDLSNVVLIIGSEPVSIEAITMFNQAFAPHGLRPTAIKPSYGIAEATLFISTTAPTAEATVVYFDRDRLAAGQAVAVAPDTPYAVGHVSLGQVARSEWAVVVDPETGAELPDGQVGEMWLYGNNIGRGYWGLPEETRRTFGAKLLSRQPSGSHAGGVPSEANWLRTGDLGFHLDGELFITGRIADHIVIDGRNFYPQDVEATAADASSTVRRGYVAAFPIPTADGKRLVVIAERAAGSSRADPAAALDAIRSEVLHHHGLSLQDVKILPAGAIPRTTSGKLARRACRAEYLAGAWS, from the coding sequence ATGTCTCGCGGTTCTCAGCAGGAGTACCTCGCCCCCCGTGGGCTGCTGCGCATCGAGGACTGCCTCACCCCCGACGGCGGTGTCGCGCTGCCGCCGGGTGTGACGTTGTCCTCGTTGATCGACCGCAACATCGCGCACGTCGGGGACGCCGTGGCTTACCGCTACCTCGACTTCACCCGCGCCGACGAGGGTCAGGCACTCGAGTTGACCTGGGCACAGCTCGGCGTCCGCATGCGTGCCATCGGGGCGCACCTTCAGTCGGTCGCATCCCGGGGGGACCGGGTCGCGATCCTCGCCCCACAGGGTCTCGACTACGTCGCGGGGTTCTTCGCGTCGATCAAGTCGGGCAACATCGCCGTACCACTCTTCGCCCCCGAGCTGCCCGGCCATGCCGAGCGCCTCGATACGGCACTTCGCGATTCGCGGCCTGCCGTCGTGCTGGTCACGGCTGCGGTGCTGGAATCCGTCGAGTCATTCCTGGACACGCTGCCGCGTGCGCAGCGACCGCAGATCGCGGTCATCGACCGGATCGCGGACGCCGACGGCGACGGCTTCGTCCCGGTCGACGTCGACGTGGCCGACATCTCCCATCTCCAGTACACGTCGGGGTCGACGCGCCCACCCGTCGGCGTGGAGATCACCCACCGGGCAGTGGGCACCAACCTGATCCAGATGATCCTGTCGATCGACCTGCTGAACCGAAACACCCACGGCGTCAGCTGGTTACCGCTTTACCACGATATGGGCCTCTCGATGATCGGCTTTCCCGCGGTCTACGGCGGACACTCCACGTTGATGTCGCCGACGGCGTTCATCCGCCGACCGCAGCGATGGATCCGTGCCCTGTCCGACGGGTCGCGGCGCGGCAATGTCGTCACTGCCGCACCCAACTTCGCTTACGAGTGGACCGCCCAGCGGGGCCTGCCCGCACCGGGAGACGACGTCGACTTGAGCAACGTGGTGCTCATCATCGGTTCGGAACCGGTCAGCATCGAGGCGATCACGATGTTCAACCAGGCGTTTGCCCCACATGGGTTGCGGCCCACGGCGATCAAGCCCTCCTACGGCATCGCCGAGGCGACGCTGTTCATCTCGACCACCGCGCCCACCGCCGAGGCGACCGTCGTCTACTTCGATCGTGACCGGCTCGCCGCCGGGCAGGCGGTCGCCGTGGCACCCGACACCCCGTACGCCGTCGGGCACGTGTCGTTGGGTCAGGTCGCCCGCAGCGAATGGGCGGTGGTGGTCGACCCCGAGACCGGCGCGGAGTTGCCCGACGGGCAGGTCGGCGAAATGTGGTTGTACGGCAACAACATCGGCCGCGGCTATTGGGGCCTGCCAGAGGAGACGCGTCGGACGTTCGGCGCCAAGCTGCTGTCCCGGCAGCCATCGGGCAGCCATGCCGGGGGAGTGCCGTCCGAAGCGAATTGGCTGCGCACCGGGGATTTGGGTTTCCATCTCGATGGTGAGCTGTTCATCACCGGTCGCATCGCCGACCACATCGTGATCGACGGCCGCAACTTCTACCCGCAGGACGTCGAAGCCACCGCGGCGGACGCCTCATCGACGGTCCGGCGCGGTTACGTCGCGGCGTTCCCGATCCCCACCGCGGACGGTAAGCGTCTGGTCGTCATCGCCGAGCGTGCGGCGGGTAGCAGCCGCGCCGATCCGGCAGCGGCCCTCGACGCCATCCGGTCGGAAGTGCTTCACCACCATGGACTTTCGCTGCAGGACGTGAAGATCCTGCCCGCCGGGGCCATTCCGCGCACCACCAGCGGCAAGCTGGCACGCCGAGCCTGTCGCGCCGAATACCTCGCCGGCGCCTGGTCGTAG
- a CDS encoding metallophosphoesterase: MFFVVLSTVLGLMHVYVWKRMVKDTTAAGPMRWLLTGLLIALAALLIAALTLPDRLGYTASAWFTWPGYLWFGLIVYLFLSLLVLEPAHWALRRWSAPEAPEAPTGPQGVNRRLFLARAGAVAAGAASVGVVGFGAANALGPPNVLHVPVRLRRIDPAFNGFRIAVVSDIHLGPLAGRAHTERIVRMINETEPDLIAIVGDLVDGTVAELGSAAEPLRDLTSREGSFFVTGNHEYFVEDPSSWLRELERLGVQPLRNENTVIRRGAAAFDLAGVNDVAGASEGDPPDFDRALAGVDPSRPTVLLAHQPVQVTKAAERGVDLQLSGHTHGGQMWPFHYIVGAVQPALAGLSAVDDTQLYVTRGAGYWGPPVRVGAPPDISVISLDTRT; this comes from the coding sequence ATGTTCTTCGTCGTCTTGAGCACGGTCCTCGGGCTGATGCACGTCTACGTGTGGAAGCGGATGGTCAAGGACACGACCGCCGCCGGGCCGATGCGCTGGCTCCTCACCGGCCTGCTGATCGCACTGGCGGCATTGCTGATCGCCGCACTGACCCTTCCGGACCGGCTTGGGTACACCGCGTCGGCCTGGTTCACCTGGCCCGGCTATCTGTGGTTCGGTCTGATCGTCTATCTGTTCCTGAGCCTTCTCGTGCTGGAGCCGGCCCATTGGGCGTTGCGGCGCTGGTCGGCACCCGAGGCACCCGAGGCGCCCACCGGGCCCCAGGGCGTCAACCGCCGGCTGTTCCTCGCGCGGGCCGGGGCGGTGGCGGCCGGCGCCGCATCCGTCGGCGTGGTCGGATTCGGCGCGGCCAACGCGCTCGGCCCGCCCAACGTGTTGCACGTACCGGTGCGCCTGCGCCGGATCGACCCGGCGTTCAACGGGTTTCGGATCGCCGTGGTGTCCGACATCCATCTGGGCCCGCTGGCCGGACGGGCGCACACCGAACGAATCGTCCGGATGATCAACGAGACCGAACCCGATCTCATCGCGATCGTCGGCGACCTGGTCGACGGAACGGTCGCCGAACTCGGATCTGCTGCAGAACCGTTGCGGGACTTGACGTCCCGAGAAGGCTCGTTCTTCGTCACGGGCAACCACGAGTACTTCGTCGAGGATCCATCGTCCTGGCTACGCGAGCTCGAGCGGCTGGGGGTACAGCCGCTCCGCAACGAGAACACCGTGATTCGTCGGGGTGCCGCGGCCTTCGACCTGGCCGGGGTCAACGACGTGGCAGGCGCCTCCGAGGGGGACCCACCCGACTTCGACCGCGCCCTCGCAGGCGTGGACCCGTCCCGGCCGACGGTCCTGCTCGCCCACCAACCGGTGCAGGTGACCAAGGCCGCCGAGCGGGGCGTCGACCTCCAGTTGTCCGGTCACACCCATGGCGGCCAGATGTGGCCCTTCCACTACATCGTCGGCGCCGTGCAACCGGCGCTGGCCGGGTTGTCCGCCGTGGACGACACCCAGCTGTACGTAACGCGCGGAGCCGGCTACTGGGGCCCGCCGGTCCGAGTCGGTGCGCCGCCCGACATCAGCGTGATCTCCCTCGACACCCGGACCTGA
- a CDS encoding ArsR/SmtB family transcription factor — translation MVEDQLLDRTYSALADPTRRALLEALRRGDARLTDLAAPLPMTFAGVSRHVGVLESAGLVRREVRGREHWFSLQPDGLSAAQQWIGEQTDFWSARADALSDRLRRKRGTR, via the coding sequence GTGGTTGAAGATCAGTTGCTCGACCGGACCTACTCCGCCCTCGCCGATCCCACGCGCCGCGCCCTCCTGGAGGCGCTGCGCCGGGGCGACGCCCGGCTGACCGATCTGGCCGCTCCGTTGCCGATGACATTCGCGGGCGTGTCACGTCACGTCGGTGTCCTGGAATCTGCCGGCCTGGTGCGCCGCGAGGTGCGCGGCCGCGAGCACTGGTTCTCCTTGCAACCCGACGGGCTGAGCGCGGCTCAGCAGTGGATCGGTGAGCAGACGGACTTCTGGTCGGCGCGTGCCGATGCGCTTTCGGACCGCCTACGACGGAAGCGGGGGACACGGTGA
- a CDS encoding SRPBCC family protein, with the protein MSEVATARVQRVMPATPEVVFDEWLDPESLADWMCPRPARCVAIDVEPRVGGTVRFDVDRLGHVTLIIGHFLAIDRPRLLRFTWSHSGWQDPTAVSIVNVAFEPLGDDRTLMSIEHSLLPPEALEDHRYGWTATADQLAAHLCQDTEVTRRA; encoded by the coding sequence GTGAGCGAGGTGGCGACCGCCCGCGTGCAGCGCGTCATGCCTGCGACGCCGGAGGTGGTGTTCGACGAGTGGCTGGACCCGGAGTCGTTGGCGGACTGGATGTGTCCGCGTCCGGCACGGTGCGTCGCGATCGACGTCGAGCCCCGCGTCGGGGGCACGGTACGTTTCGACGTCGACCGGCTGGGGCACGTGACGCTCATCATCGGACACTTCCTGGCCATCGATCGGCCCCGCCTGCTGCGCTTCACCTGGAGCCACTCGGGCTGGCAGGATCCGACGGCGGTCAGCATCGTCAACGTCGCCTTCGAACCGCTCGGCGACGACCGGACGCTGATGTCGATCGAGCATTCGCTGCTGCCACCCGAGGCACTCGAGGACCATCGGTACGGGTGGACCGCCACGGCCGATCAGCTCGCCGCCCATCTGTGCCAGGACACCGAGGTGACGCGGCGTGCCTGA
- a CDS encoding SfnB family sulfur acquisition oxidoreductase: MSAPAAVDHSTSAADAVAVAERLSARFAEEAGTRDAGRELPHEQVLALKESGLLALSVPAEYGGVDAPAIVLAEVFRSLAHADPSVAQIPHSHFTFLEALRLQGTPGQKTFFYGIVSAGGLLANAQSERGPHPIDVDATTLTATDSGDYVLSGRKFYATGSLFADWLIVRASLADGSGDAPTSATPKAVAFVPRDAPGLQIVDDWDGMGQRTTASGTVTLDDVVVPAAHVVPFSPIFAEPTVYGARAQLLHAAIDVGIATGALAEGIRQSAKARPHFEAGVDAAAEDPTVVAMAGELYVTVCGAQALLADAARQVDAARADLTADSAAAASVAVSVAKVAAVRASLEASSVLFDLGGTRSASEAGNLARYWRDARTHTLHDPSRWKVQHIGRYVLSGTRPPRHGQI, translated from the coding sequence GTGAGTGCACCGGCCGCAGTGGATCATTCGACCTCGGCGGCCGACGCCGTCGCGGTGGCGGAACGGCTGTCCGCACGGTTCGCGGAGGAGGCGGGCACCCGTGACGCCGGACGAGAGCTACCGCACGAACAGGTCCTGGCGCTGAAGGAGTCCGGGCTGCTGGCCCTCTCGGTGCCCGCCGAGTACGGCGGCGTCGACGCCCCGGCGATCGTCCTCGCGGAGGTGTTCCGATCGCTGGCCCACGCCGACCCGTCGGTCGCGCAGATTCCGCACTCGCACTTCACGTTTCTCGAAGCCCTCCGGTTGCAGGGGACGCCAGGACAGAAGACGTTCTTCTACGGCATCGTCTCGGCGGGTGGGCTGCTGGCCAACGCCCAGTCCGAGCGGGGCCCCCACCCGATCGACGTCGACGCCACCACGCTCACCGCGACCGACTCCGGTGACTACGTGCTGAGCGGCCGCAAGTTCTACGCCACCGGATCGCTCTTCGCCGACTGGCTAATCGTGCGGGCGTCGCTCGCGGACGGCTCGGGTGACGCACCGACGTCGGCCACCCCCAAGGCGGTGGCCTTCGTTCCGCGCGATGCGCCAGGACTGCAGATCGTCGACGACTGGGACGGCATGGGTCAGCGCACCACGGCGTCGGGCACCGTCACCCTCGACGACGTCGTGGTGCCCGCCGCGCACGTCGTCCCCTTCAGCCCGATCTTCGCCGAACCGACCGTGTACGGCGCGCGGGCGCAGCTGCTGCATGCGGCCATCGACGTCGGCATCGCGACCGGCGCGCTCGCCGAGGGCATTCGCCAGAGTGCGAAGGCCCGCCCGCACTTCGAGGCGGGGGTCGACGCCGCCGCGGAGGATCCGACCGTCGTCGCGATGGCCGGGGAGCTCTACGTCACCGTGTGCGGTGCCCAGGCCTTGCTCGCTGACGCCGCCCGGCAGGTCGATGCCGCCCGCGCCGACCTGACGGCCGACTCGGCCGCAGCGGCGTCGGTGGCGGTGTCGGTGGCCAAGGTGGCGGCGGTACGGGCTTCGCTCGAGGCGTCCTCGGTGCTGTTCGATCTTGGCGGCACGCGAAGTGCCTCGGAGGCGGGGAATCTGGCCCGCTACTGGCGTGACGCCCGCACGCACACCCTGCACGACCCGAGCCGCTGGAAGGTGCAGCACATCGGTCGGTACGTACTCTCGGGCACCCGGCCCCCGCGCCACGGCCAGATCTAG
- a CDS encoding LLM class flavin-dependent oxidoreductase has translation MPVKLHWFLPTYGDSRLIVGGGHGTPAGAAHSDRDASIDYLGSIVRAAESFGFTGALIPTGAWCEDAFITAALLARETTSLAFLVALRPGLVSPTLSAQMTATFARHAPGRILINVVVGGEAHEQRAFGDHLDKDARYERCDEYLDVVRRLWAGETVTTDGVHIQVEEASLATLPNPLPPLYFGGSSPAAGPVAARHADVYLTWGEPPEAVRDKIEWIRGLAAEQGRRVRFGIRLHTISRDTADEAWAQADKLVGALDDETVRAAQAGLSRSQSEGQRRMLALHEANRANGSWHDARSLEIAPNLWAGVGLVRGGAGTALVGSHTDVADRIAEYAEIGIDEFIFSGYPHLEELYWFGEGVVPVLRERGLFDAGRVDSAPASIPFLGTAR, from the coding sequence ATGCCCGTCAAGCTGCACTGGTTCCTCCCCACCTACGGTGACAGCCGACTGATCGTCGGGGGTGGGCACGGCACTCCCGCCGGGGCTGCCCACAGTGACCGGGATGCGTCGATCGACTATCTCGGCTCGATCGTGCGCGCGGCCGAGTCGTTCGGGTTCACCGGTGCCCTGATCCCCACCGGAGCCTGGTGCGAGGACGCGTTCATCACCGCCGCGCTGCTGGCGCGGGAGACGACGTCGCTGGCCTTCCTGGTGGCACTGCGGCCCGGTCTCGTCAGCCCCACCCTGTCCGCGCAGATGACGGCCACGTTCGCGCGGCACGCCCCCGGCCGGATCCTGATCAACGTCGTCGTCGGCGGTGAGGCGCACGAGCAGCGGGCCTTCGGCGATCACCTGGACAAGGACGCCCGCTACGAGCGGTGTGACGAATACCTCGACGTCGTCCGCCGCCTGTGGGCCGGCGAGACGGTGACCACGGACGGCGTGCACATCCAGGTCGAGGAGGCGTCCCTGGCGACGTTGCCGAATCCCTTGCCGCCGTTGTACTTTGGAGGAAGCTCGCCCGCCGCCGGTCCGGTCGCGGCCCGTCACGCCGACGTCTACCTGACCTGGGGCGAACCGCCGGAAGCGGTGCGGGACAAGATCGAATGGATCCGCGGTCTGGCCGCCGAGCAGGGCCGCCGGGTGCGCTTCGGCATTCGGCTGCACACCATCTCGCGGGACACCGCCGACGAGGCCTGGGCACAGGCGGACAAGCTCGTCGGTGCGCTCGACGACGAGACCGTCCGCGCGGCGCAGGCTGGGCTGAGCCGCAGCCAGTCCGAGGGTCAGCGCCGGATGTTGGCACTGCACGAGGCCAACCGTGCCAACGGATCCTGGCACGACGCCCGCAGTCTCGAGATCGCGCCGAATCTCTGGGCGGGGGTCGGTCTGGTGCGGGGTGGGGCTGGGACGGCGCTGGTGGGGAGTCACACCGACGTCGCCGATCGGATCGCCGAGTACGCCGAAATCGGCATCGACGAGTTCATCTTCTCGGGCTATCCGCATCTCGAGGAGCTCTACTGGTTCGGCGAGGGCGTGGTTCCGGTGCTGCGTGAGCGCGGACTGTTCGACGCCGGCCGCGTCGATTCAGCGCCCGCCTCGATCCCCTTCTTGGGCACCGCGCGGTGA
- a CDS encoding LLM class flavin-dependent oxidoreductase, with translation MTRSIRFNAFDMNCVAHQSPGLWRHPQDRSSEYKDLAYWADLARLLERGRFDGLFIADVLGTYDVYGASDEAAIRQAAQIPVNDPLLLVSAMAVVTEHLGFGVTTGTGFEHPYPFARRVSTLDHLTKGRVGWNVVTGYLPAAARNMGQTDQPAHDARYDHADEYLEVLYKLWEGSWEDDAVLRDRERGVFTDPDKVHHIGHEGTHFTVPGIHLSEPSPQRTPVIFQAGASPRGVRFAAENAEAIFTAAPTKAILRETVTTIRRELELAGRDPYSAKIFNLTTVITAGTDEEARAKHAEYLSYGDPEGALVFMSGWMGVDLASYGLDEPIGNVDSNAILSAVKAFQSADPDGGEWAVRDIANWGKIGGMGPLIVGSGDRVADVLQEWVSETDVDGFNLAYAITPGTFADFIDHVVPVLTARGAYQSEYAPGTLRNKLFGRGDRLPEEHRGSRYRVGGPSSTIVDRPTTVPSSSSSATSQPTASR, from the coding sequence GTGACCCGATCCATTCGCTTCAACGCCTTCGACATGAACTGCGTCGCCCACCAGTCCCCCGGCCTGTGGCGACACCCGCAGGACCGCTCCTCGGAGTACAAGGATCTGGCCTACTGGGCCGATCTGGCGAGACTCCTCGAGCGAGGCCGGTTCGACGGGCTCTTCATCGCCGATGTGCTTGGCACCTATGACGTTTACGGTGCCAGCGATGAGGCTGCCATCCGGCAGGCCGCGCAGATCCCGGTCAACGATCCGCTCCTGCTGGTGTCGGCGATGGCGGTGGTGACCGAGCACCTCGGCTTCGGCGTCACCACGGGCACTGGGTTCGAGCACCCGTACCCGTTCGCGCGCCGCGTCTCGACCCTCGACCACCTCACCAAGGGCCGGGTGGGCTGGAACGTGGTCACCGGCTACCTGCCTGCGGCCGCCCGCAACATGGGGCAGACCGATCAACCGGCTCACGACGCCCGCTACGACCACGCCGACGAGTACCTCGAGGTGCTCTACAAGCTGTGGGAGGGCTCGTGGGAGGACGACGCGGTGCTCCGCGACCGTGAGCGCGGCGTCTTCACCGACCCCGACAAGGTGCACCACATCGGCCACGAGGGAACGCATTTCACCGTTCCGGGCATCCACCTGTCCGAACCGTCCCCGCAGCGGACGCCTGTCATCTTCCAGGCCGGGGCGTCTCCACGCGGGGTGCGGTTCGCCGCCGAGAACGCCGAGGCCATCTTCACCGCCGCGCCGACGAAGGCGATCCTGCGCGAGACGGTCACCACGATCCGCCGCGAGCTCGAGCTGGCGGGCCGTGATCCCTACTCGGCCAAGATCTTCAACCTGACCACCGTCATCACGGCCGGCACCGACGAGGAGGCGCGCGCCAAGCACGCCGAATACCTGTCCTACGGCGATCCCGAGGGCGCGTTGGTGTTCATGTCCGGGTGGATGGGGGTCGATCTGGCGAGTTACGGCCTCGACGAGCCGATCGGGAACGTCGACTCCAATGCCATCCTGTCCGCGGTGAAGGCGTTCCAGTCCGCCGATCCCGACGGTGGCGAATGGGCCGTCCGCGACATCGCCAACTGGGGCAAGATCGGTGGCATGGGGCCTCTGATCGTCGGCTCGGGTGACCGGGTCGCCGACGTGCTGCAGGAATGGGTCTCCGAGACCGACGTCGACGGCTTCAACCTGGCGTACGCGATCACGCCGGGGACGTTCGCCGACTTCATCGATCACGTGGTCCCCGTGCTGACGGCCCGCGGCGCCTACCAGTCTGAGTACGCGCCGGGAACTTTGCGCAACAAGCTGTTTGGCCGTGGTGACCGACTGCCCGAGGAACACCGCGGCTCGCGGTACCGTGTGGGCGGTCCTTCCTCCACGATCGTCGACCGCCCGACCACCGTGCCCTCGTCATCGTCTTCGGCGACATCGCAGCCGACCGCCAGCCGCTAG
- the ddaH gene encoding dimethylargininase, producing the protein MPDRPYALVRRPAQTLADGIVTFIERHPVELELAKRQWDGYVAALHRSGWPTVVIDADDTMPDCVFVEDTVVMFGDLAVFTNPRQPARNPEVTAVRRTVEDLGFEAAAITEGTLDGGDVLKIGPHVYVGLSGTTDAPAIEQLARLVAPRGYTVTPVPLTRALHLKSAVTALPDGTVIGYAPVVDDPGLFPTFLAVPEEPGAHVVILDDDLLLMSSAAPRTAAMFADRGYRLELVDVSEYEKLEGCVTCLSVRVR; encoded by the coding sequence GTGCCTGATCGTCCGTACGCGCTGGTGCGTCGACCGGCGCAGACCTTGGCCGACGGCATCGTCACGTTCATCGAGCGCCACCCCGTCGAGCTCGAACTCGCCAAGCGGCAGTGGGACGGCTACGTGGCGGCGTTGCACCGCAGCGGTTGGCCCACGGTGGTGATCGACGCCGACGACACGATGCCCGACTGCGTCTTCGTCGAGGACACCGTGGTGATGTTCGGCGACCTGGCGGTGTTCACCAATCCCCGGCAACCCGCCCGCAATCCAGAGGTCACCGCGGTGCGGCGCACGGTGGAGGATCTCGGGTTCGAGGCAGCCGCGATCACCGAGGGCACGCTGGACGGTGGTGACGTGCTGAAGATCGGCCCGCACGTGTACGTCGGGCTCAGCGGCACCACCGATGCGCCGGCGATCGAGCAGCTGGCCCGCCTCGTCGCACCCCGCGGCTACACCGTCACCCCGGTGCCACTCACCCGTGCGCTGCACCTGAAGAGCGCGGTCACGGCGCTGCCCGACGGCACCGTGATCGGGTACGCACCCGTCGTCGACGATCCCGGCCTGTTCCCGACGTTCCTCGCCGTCCCCGAGGAACCCGGCGCCCATGTGGTGATCCTCGACGACGACCTGCTGCTGATGAGTTCCGCGGCGCCCCGCACGGCCGCGATGTTCGCCGATCGCGGCTACCGGCTCGAACTCGTCGACGTCTCGGAATACGAGAAGCTCGAGGGCTGCGTCACCTGCCTGAGCGTGCGGGTGCGCTGA